One Chryseobacterium wanjuense genomic region harbors:
- a CDS encoding DUF2024 family protein has protein sequence MQVAVWDTYVTKKDGTVMHFDIIAPTEIKETDVIYGYGKDYLKGKGQESQELSAKECSFCHIETVLPQWEADINEKGYTIIEMENCN, from the coding sequence ATGCAAGTAGCAGTTTGGGACACATACGTAACAAAAAAAGACGGAACAGTAATGCATTTCGACATTATTGCTCCGACAGAAATTAAAGAAACAGACGTAATCTACGGTTACGGAAAAGATTATTTAAAAGGAAAAGGCCAGGAAAGTCAGGAACTTTCCGCAAAAGAATGCAGTTTCTGCCATATAGAAACCGTTCTGCCACAATGGGAAGCCGATATCAACGAAAAAGGCTACACCATTATAGAAATGGAAAATTGTAATTGA
- a CDS encoding thioredoxin domain-containing protein → MKKSVFYHAGCPVCVSAEHDIISLIGLDNVEIVHLGDNKERIAEAEKAGIQSVPALVTPTGNVLHINFGASMEEVKG, encoded by the coding sequence ATGAAAAAATCAGTTTTTTATCACGCAGGTTGCCCGGTTTGTGTAAGCGCAGAACATGACATCATTTCTTTAATCGGACTAGACAACGTGGAAATCGTACATCTTGGAGACAACAAAGAGAGAATTGCAGAAGCAGAAAAAGCAGGAATACAATCTGTTCCGGCGCTGGTAACTCCTACAGGAAATGTTCTTCATATCAACTTTGGTGCTTCTATGGAAGAAGTAAAAGGATAA